One window of Triplophysa rosa linkage group LG8, Trosa_1v2, whole genome shotgun sequence genomic DNA carries:
- the LOC130557786 gene encoding uncharacterized protein LOC130557786 isoform X1, translated as MANVSDVSVPLCADEETIALQSELEAVEKQIQDLLEKQSRLRERKTALETSRADARKSAVSFHRDFNTPSTSTPRVSLHRAQASRTRSAQMNFTPAPAQPRRKARARTGAMTQPPPPVFEIPTRNRFAALCETECNAVVIGDSIVRNVPAILKDDANVGAVVLHAGANDVRMRQSEILKRDFRSLIETVRNASPTARIIVSGPLPTYRRGNEKFSRLFALNKWLMSWCIEQKLLFVDNFDLFWERPRLFRPDGLHPSSIGAVLLSDNISKTLRTA; from the exons atggctaatgtttcagatgtgtctgtacctctgtgtgcagatgaggaaacgatcgcacttcagtcggaactggaggctgtggagaagcagatccaggatctactagagaagcagtcacggctgcgagaacgaaaaacggcgctggaaacatccagagccgacgctcgcaaatccgcggtaagttttcatcgcgattttaatactccttccacttctactccgcgtgtttctctgcacagagcccaggcttcgagaacacggtcagcccaaatgaacttcactcctgcaccggcacaaccacggcgaaaggcgcgagccaggactggagcgatgacccaaccgccgccaccggtcttcgagatcccgaccaggaaccgctttgccgccctctgcgagacggaatgcaacgctgtggtcatcggagactcaatcgtccggaac gtacctgcgatcctgaaggacgatgctaacgtcggagctgtcgtgctgcacgcgggggcgaatgacgtcaggatgaggcagtcggagatcctgaagagggacttcaggagtctgatcgagacggtacgcaacgcatcgcccacagcgaggatcatcgtatcagggccgcttcctacctaccgacgagggaatgaaaagttcagtagactatttgctctaaataaatggttgatgtcatggtgtattgaacagaagctgctctttgttgataattttgatctgttctgggagcgacctaggctcttccgccctgacggcctgcaccccagcagcatcggagcggttcttctgtctgacaacatctcaaagacgctacgcaccgcttga
- the LOC130557786 gene encoding uncharacterized protein LOC130557786 isoform X2 translates to MANVSDVSVPLCADEETIALQSELEAVEKQIQDLLEKQSRLRERKTALETSRADARKSASPGFENTVSPNELHSCTGTTTAKGASQDWSDDPTAATGLRDPDQEPLCRPLRDGMQRCGHRRLNRPERTCDPEGRC, encoded by the exons atggctaatgtttcagatgtgtctgtacctctgtgtgcagatgaggaaacgatcgcacttcagtcggaactggaggctgtggagaagcagatccaggatctactagagaagcagtcacggctgcgagaacgaaaaacggcgctggaaacatccagagccgacgctcgcaaatccgcg agcccaggcttcgagaacacggtcagcccaaatgaacttcactcctgcaccggcacaaccacggcgaaaggcgcgagccaggactggagcgatgacccaaccgccgccaccggtcttcgagatcccgaccaggaaccgctttgccgccctctgcgagacggaatgcaacgctgtggtcatcggagactcaatcgtccggaac gtacctgcgatcctgaaggacgatgctaa